One window of the Sciurus carolinensis unplaced genomic scaffold, mSciCar1.2, whole genome shotgun sequence genome contains the following:
- the LOC124975051 gene encoding olfactory receptor 5D18-like: MVHVVHDTGNQSSVSTFILVGFSEFPHLQAPLFLLFLTIYTVTLVGNMGIILVRRINPQMYTPMYFFLSHLSFLDICYSSVFTPKLLEILVVEDRTISFNGCMTQFFFGCACVITEMFMLAVMAYDRFVAVCNPLLYTVAMSHKLCAFLVAGTYTWGGLCSLIITYSLVQLSYCGLGLMNHFGCEYSAIISVSCSDSSFSQMACLVISIFSEACSLLITLASYIFIIVIVIRMPSKGGLRKAFSTCTSHLTAISIFHGIILLLYCVPHSRNSWLLVKVATALYAVMIPMLNPLIYSLRNKDVKETLRKLINSKLHSHPV, from the coding sequence ATGGTACACGTGGTACATGACACAGGAAACCAGAGCTCTGTGTCCACATTCATCCTGGTGGGATTCTCAGAATTCCCACACCTCCAGGCACCCCTCTTCCTGCTGTTCCTCACCATCTACACAGTCACTCTGGTGGGGAACATGGGCATAATCCTAGTGAGAAGAATAAATCCCCAAATGTATacacccatgtactttttcctcagccacCTCTCATTTCTGGACATTTGCTACTCCAGTGTATTTACACCCAAGCTCTTAGAAATCTTGGTTGTGGAAGACAGAACGATCTCCTTCAATGGATGCATGACACAGTTTTTCTTCGGCTGTGCATGTGTGATTACAGAAATGTTCATgttggcagtgatggcctatgaccggttTGTGGCTGTGTGTAACCCCTTGCTCTACACAGTTGCTATGTCTCACAAGCTCTGTGCCTTCCTAGTGGCTGGAACTTACACATGGGGTGGCCTCTGCTCCTTGATAATCACATATTCCCTTGTGCAACTATCCTACTGTGGATTAGGCCTCATGAACCACTTTGGCTGTGAGTACTCTGCCATCATCTCCGTCTCCTGCTCCGATTCCTCCTTCAGTCAGATGGCGTGTTTAGTCATTTCTATATTTAGTGAGGCATGTAGCCTCCTTATCACCCTTGCCTCCTATATCTTCATTATTGTCATTGTCATCAGGATGCCTTCCAAGGGTGGTCTCcgcaaagccttctccacctgtacCTCTCACCTGACTGCCATCAGCATCTTCCATGGGATCATCCTGCTTCTCTACTGTGTGCCCCACTCCAGAAACTCCTGGCTCCTGGTTAAAGTGGCGACTGCACTTTATGCAGTCATGATCCCCATGCTGAATCCCCTGATCTATAGCCTCAGGAACAAAGATGTCAAAGAGACACTGAGGAAGCTGATAAACTCCAAACTGCATTCTCAtccagtataa